A genomic region of Bdellovibrionales bacterium contains the following coding sequences:
- the flhB gene encoding flagellar biosynthesis protein FlhB — protein sequence MADTEQDERSEEATHQRREDFRKRGQVAQTRELGSVLMLLCSILAMWLLGKFFFVQVHEVFVQTLGSHLASFVRQGNWMAAAKFAGLKGLMIVAPVFGILWIAGVASSALQIGLLHNEEALKFNFERLNPVEGFKRVCSLNSVFEGMKALLKVIVVGALATMILKSEVAIVPKLVNFSVEQLFLYVGEGFLKLFGGIGIFMGIVSGIDYFFQRWELERKMRMTKQEVKEEVKSREGDPLIKARIRRIQKEMAQRRMMEEIPKADVIITNPTHIAVALKYDENTVAPKVVAKGADHLAQKIKEIARLHKVPIVENKPLARTIYKTLKIGQVIPRELYTAVAEVLSYVFKLKKRVMQ from the coding sequence ATGGCTGATACAGAGCAGGATGAAAGGTCGGAAGAAGCGACGCACCAGCGACGCGAGGACTTTCGAAAACGTGGCCAGGTGGCTCAGACGCGTGAGTTGGGTTCTGTACTGATGCTCCTTTGTTCTATTTTAGCTATGTGGCTGTTAGGAAAATTCTTTTTTGTTCAAGTTCATGAGGTTTTTGTTCAAACCTTGGGATCCCACCTTGCGAGTTTCGTTCGTCAGGGAAACTGGATGGCGGCAGCCAAATTTGCTGGATTAAAAGGGCTGATGATTGTTGCTCCTGTTTTTGGAATCTTATGGATTGCTGGTGTGGCCTCCTCAGCTCTTCAGATTGGACTTCTTCATAATGAGGAGGCTCTTAAGTTCAATTTCGAACGACTCAATCCAGTCGAGGGATTCAAGAGAGTTTGCAGTCTGAATTCTGTCTTTGAGGGGATGAAAGCACTTCTAAAGGTCATCGTCGTTGGGGCTTTGGCAACAATGATATTGAAATCCGAGGTCGCGATTGTTCCGAAATTGGTGAATTTCTCTGTAGAGCAGCTTTTTCTTTATGTAGGAGAGGGGTTTCTAAAGCTCTTTGGAGGAATTGGGATATTTATGGGCATAGTTTCTGGTATTGATTATTTTTTTCAAAGGTGGGAATTGGAACGAAAAATGCGAATGACCAAGCAGGAGGTGAAGGAGGAAGTAAAATCTCGTGAAGGTGATCCTCTTATCAAAGCTCGGATTCGGCGCATACAAAAGGAAATGGCTCAGCGTCGAATGATGGAGGAGATTCCAAAGGCCGATGTGATCATTACAAATCCGACACATATTGCCGTGGCACTGAAGTACGATGAAAATACTGTAGCTCCAAAAGTCGTGGCGAAGGGTGCCGATCATTTGGCTCAAAAGATCAAAGAAATAGCTCGTCTGCACAAGGTCCCCATTGTTGAAAACAAGCCTCTGGCGAGGACGATCTATAAAACTTTAAAGATAGGTCAGGTCATTCCAAGAGAGCTCTACACGGCCGTGGCAGAAGTCCTGTCATACGTCTTCAAGCTGAAGAAGAGGGTAATGCAATAA
- the fliR gene encoding flagellar biosynthetic protein FliR, protein MSSIYQFNEMEILAFFLVIMRVSAYIISSPVIGSETVSAPMKILFSLSISLVLFPTLDWSKIIVDLGSYQIVWMALKELFVGLCIGFLSRAFVFILSIAGEVVSVSMGLSSTQLFNPTVSDRVSSLDQLFLSLGFLFFLSFNGHHLFIGALRDSYDLVPMSQESLSFVYFKEVGQILHEITIIGIKLASPVMISVLFLNVAMAVVGRAVPQINVLVSSLPINILAGFLILFVSLPMVMWQMPELLRGTAERLFQMVKAF, encoded by the coding sequence CGAGTATTTATCAATTTAACGAAATGGAAATTTTAGCCTTCTTTCTGGTGATAATGAGGGTGTCAGCATACATTATAAGTTCTCCTGTTATTGGTTCTGAAACAGTCTCAGCTCCAATGAAGATTCTATTTAGCCTCAGTATCAGTCTTGTTCTGTTTCCCACGTTGGACTGGTCAAAAATCATTGTGGACCTGGGGTCTTACCAGATTGTGTGGATGGCATTGAAGGAATTGTTTGTCGGACTGTGTATTGGATTTCTGAGTCGAGCATTTGTTTTTATTCTATCTATTGCCGGTGAAGTGGTCAGTGTGAGCATGGGTTTGTCGAGTACTCAGCTATTCAACCCAACAGTAAGCGACAGAGTGAGTTCGTTAGATCAGCTCTTTTTGTCATTGGGATTTCTATTTTTTCTGAGTTTTAATGGTCATCATTTATTTATTGGGGCACTTCGAGACAGCTATGATTTAGTCCCAATGTCTCAGGAATCTCTCTCATTTGTCTATTTCAAGGAAGTTGGGCAGATCCTCCACGAGATTACCATTATTGGAATTAAGCTTGCGTCACCTGTTATGATTTCTGTTCTATTTTTGAATGTCGCTATGGCGGTTGTCGGCCGTGCAGTCCCTCAAATTAATGTCTTAGTTTCGAGTCTGCCGATAAACATTTTGGCGGGGTTTCTGATTTTGTTTGTCTCATTGCCAATGGTGATGTGGCAAATGCCCGAATTACTGAGAGGCACAGCGGAGAGGCTTTTCCAAATGGTTAAAGCATTTTGA